The nucleotide window AACCATGAAAAATTGCATGGGTACTATGGACTCCGCAAAGGAAGTTTGGTTTTTTGATCCATTGAACCACCATTATGAATAATAACTTATGAATTTCATGAGACTCGGTTAACAAAAAGTTCTTGTTCCTCTCAAGCTTCAGAAGCTTCTTGTTTCTATTGTTTTATATAGTCAAAGCCGAGAATATTCGGACAGTGGCCAAACGTTTACAAAACATGATATTTCAGACTTAAACGTTGAAAAGcaaaaaccgatttttttataatgatgCATGAAATCATTTAGAACGAAGGCATACATttgatattagaaaaaatcacacaataaaaaaaatcttgaagaataaacaaaatgattaCAATACAAAGAGCCAAAAATATTCGaactgttttattattatacgtTTTAACACGTAACACATATATacgttttaaacaaaatgcaaaaaatttttaacactttgtaTGTCCTCCACTTTATTCAGTGACAATTCTTCTCAGTGACGATTAGGCATcgaaaaaatatacttttttttaaactccgTATCAATTTTAGACCATTCTCCTAGTAACGCTAGCTTCAAAGCTATTTTGACataatttcgaattttctGATCCGCATTTGCAGAAAATGCCACACGTTCTCAATAGGGTTGAGATCTGGGGACTGTGCTGGACTTTTGATTACTTTTGGGTAATTGTAAAATAGCCATTCTCTTGCTATCCCTGCGCTATGTTTGAAATCGCTAACCGATAAActttatatttgtttaaaatgccCATGTGCCTCAGCACCGGATCGAaggttttgttttgaaaaaatttaaataatacattttatcTATATTTCCTTCGATAAATACCAATTTTTCAACTTCTACACTTGATATACAACCCTATACCATAACAGACTCTCCACTATGCTTGACTTTTGGATGTCAGTTTTCGCTTTTTAAAACTTCGGttgtttttcttcaaactCTTGGGCGTACATGTGagtcaaaaatgttaaatttgaacTCGTCGCAGAAAATTACATCTAatcagtaattattattattttttaacacataGTTGGAAGCAAATTCTAGTCAAGTATTCTTGTTCTTCTGCGATAATCACGGTTTTTTCTTACTATTCTGCTATGATAGTCATGGGACTGTATGTAACAGCGTATTGTCTGAAAAGATACCTTTTTCTCACTATATTCTAAATatatttgaagttttggaGCACTAATTAGGGGatcttgtttaatttttcgcaTAAGACGTTGGTCCCTTGCATTCAACACATTTGGACGGCCTTTTTGTGGAATAAAATCAAATCtatcttaattttaatatcgCGATATAATATCTCTAACTgtatttttgctttatttcaGCATGTAGGCAATTTTATTGTAGAAGTAACCTTTTTCATAATGAAACACGACTAACTGTTTAAATCCAAACTTGTATTTTTACTACGAGCCATATTATAACCATTTTAGGCGGTACTAAGCATAGAAGTGTAAATCAATATGTACAGGGTTGGTCCGTATATTTAAATAGCAATTACCACTTttagtatataaaaaaaaagaaaaactttaaatacaaaaattctaAGATTTATCCTCAATCGTCAGAAAATATTACGTAGCAAATCAACGttgcaaagttaaaaaaggacacaaaaccaataaatttataaagaaacactctgcatattttataaaaattgaatagatctttattttctaattttaaaaatatataacgtGTTGATATTTGGTTTAGTCGCTTTCAcggtattaatatttaaaaagcgGGATTATATTGTTGTTCCAAATCGCAATTgccattaataaattaacagacCGAGCatcattagtaattattatttattaatttattagttccatcttgaaaataataaattaatttaaaactaacaTATACAAATTGCATTTTGATACCatgaaacgaaaataaatatttttttatataaataatttatgaaaattcaaaatccaCAAGTGCTGAATGTATCAGTtattttcaacacattttCTGTAACCTTTTTCTAACTTCACCAGACAATTGCAAATACACTAAGGATGCTAATTTAATGGATCGATACTTGTTTGCATCCTTTACCTTAAATCCTCCAAATTTTATCATCTTTCTTTACAGCTTTcatttaatgaagaaaatgtgaCAGCTGACAGAAAATAtggcaaataataattactaatgacGTACGgtacatttgtttatttatggCAACTgcgatttgaaaaaacaatataatccCAATTTTTAGATGCAAATACCGCAAAAACGGCTAAACCAAATGTCAACATGTtatactttttcaaaattagaaaataaaagtatattcaattttcataaaatatacaaaatgttCCGATATAAATTTACCGGCGTCGtgtccttttttaactttgcaatATTCACCTGTTGTGTTACGTAACGTTTTCTGACGATTTAGGATAAACCCTACAACTTatgtatttaaagtttttctcctttttaataataaaaatattaggcGCTGTTTAAATATACGAACCAGCCCTGCACACAAGGGGTGGTGCGAATAACCGCATTACTCATTCTCAGAAAACTTAAATTGCAtcgtccgaatatttttggctCTTTGTATTgcaactattttatttattattcgaGGAAATTTTTTGCTGTtcgacttttttaaatatcaaatgcatggttttattatgaaaaatttatacatcattataaaaaaaaaacaatgtttacTTTCAGTATTTAAGTCTAAAATATGTTTCGTAACGTTTAGCCACCGTCCGAATATTTTTAGCTCTGGCTGTATGTCTCTTGCAGGCTTCTTTTCTTTCTAACGTATTGTGAATTTAAGAGTTTTGGACAATTACACGTTCAGGAAAGATACTCATTGGAAATTAATGTCTTTCGTCCattacttttttcatttgttgtTGCTCCTGTTCACTGATGCACATTTACTACTGAAACCCAAAAAGAAGACGTCACGTTCTTCGAAAAGCAGCCCGTATTGACTCTCAGTCATTTACTGtaacaaagaaataatcaCCCTTTGAAGGATTTAGAAACAAtctctatttatttttcattagatATTTCGGTTTAAGACTTAATATTTTCACACCTATACCTAGACTTGACCTACATAAGTCACTGTAGTTAGAAACAAGACACTTTCTCTGCCATTCATCACATTCTAAGGCAAGATGTTATCACAAAACTATAATCTACATAAACAGCCAACACTCCTGTATTTATCCCTTCTTGAACTTAAGTACCAGTATACTTATACTAAGAAAGATTAATATCCATAAGGTTATCGACATAAAGCCGAAGTAGACTACTGGTACGGTGATACCCCATCCTCTGGCAATGATACACCTAAAGAGACATTTTAAAGATCAAAATCGTTGTTATACTCCAAACCTGTAAAAACGTTTTAACTAATAATTGTttagaaaatgcaaaaaacaattcttcatttaaataGTTGACATGAGTATCCTTACAAAACTAGATCCGTTGTAAGCCCTAAACGAAAGTACAACAAAAGGATTATGATACCTACCGCAGTCCTTTCTTTAAAGAGAGATATGAATTAGTTCGTTTAAGGCTTGATTATACAAGTGAGGCCTAAGCTATGCTCAACTTAAGCTTTGCTTCACTTCACCTCTTTTATAACGAATCTACTGATATCATATTAACTTCATTTGTGACAGCAAAGTTATACTCTCACAAGAGATTTCAAGGAAGCTAAAGCTTAAGTGAGCATAGTTTAAGTTAAGCATAGGTTAGCCTTACTTTGTGCAATCGGagtttagtattttttacaaattgtaCCTTAAGCTCTCAGTAGCTTGTGTCAAAGGCAGAAAATCAGACATCCAACTCAAATATGGGCTCATAGCTTCGATTGGCCAAATAACTCCACACAACATTACTATTGGCAGGAAACTTCCCAAAGCCATATAAGTAGCAGATCGTTCAGTGTCACAGGAACATGCAACGACGAACCCTAAAACGAACGAAAACTCAGTTCCTTCTACTAAACTCTCCATTTCCTCACGGCTACTTACCGAAACCCATCCCGCAAACACCACCAAGAATGGTCAAAGCAAAGAGGAGTATCCAGTTGCCGTTTTGGGTAAGTTGAAAGACTGGAAAGGCGAACGCAAGAACCATGGATGTTTGACCCAGCATCACCACAAACTGGGTGATGACTTGGGAAAGGAGTATTTCAGTGCCGGTAATCCCGTTGACCAAAGTGCGTTCTAAAATGCCTTCATTCCTTTCCAGAAGCATTGAACCGGAGGTGAGAGCTACAGCCATGAAGAAGATGATTCTGCAAAACGACAATCGATGAAATtggtatttgaaaattattttagatgtTGCTGACAAACTGCTGTTGTCACTTTAAAGAGCACTCACGTGAGAATTACTCCAGGGGCTGCAAAGTCCGTGAAATCTGGTTCGCCATATCCGTAGATAGGTTTTTCAAACTGCAAATATCAATTACTTGAAGTGAATCATAATTTAAGGTCGGAATCTTAATTGTATTATCGTTTACGCACAACTAGgaacaatgaatatgaattaactaataatattagaatatggaaatttgcaagcaaaggAATTTTGGTATTTCCAATTGAATAGCAGTAAAGAACTTATAAAGTTCCAATACCTTCACTGGTCTTCCAAATGCTGCTGGATTAATATTACATTCCATTAAGAAATTCCTGGCATATCCTTCCATCCCAAATAGAAGGTCCCTTGTGAGGAATGTAGCTATGTTTTCGTCTAGAACATAAAATGTCAATGAAGATCATGCTTTACCTCATAGTCGAAAAGCACTTACTAGACTTATCTGCGTATACATCAATAACCCCGGCAGCAACGTCCCACTCAGGGGTGTCTCTTCCATTTTCGATCCTAGACCTCAAAGCATCAGAAAAGTTGTGGGGTACTACCAACATTGCCCAAGAGTTTCCTCGTTCCACAGTTCGCCGAGCTTCTTCTTCAGTTGCATAGTAGCTCTAGAATATACCACGTTTGCCCACTTGTCATGCTAAGGCTAAGGAAAACTCACCAATATAATGGAATAATTGTGTATAACATAGTCCAGATAGTTGCAGCTTAAATAAGAGGCATTACAACCTCCCTTGTATTCACACCTTTCCATGGGGTAGTTGATTTCCTTGTTAACAACAGAGACGGAGATATCTTTTGGGTCGTGTCCCACGGACCAGCAAAACAAAATGGTCTGTCCAACTGGCAAACCGATTATGAAAATCATAACTGGTATGTTTCTCCACATCCAAAGAAAATTCTTCCAAATGAGTGCCCTCATGTGAGAGggcttgaaaattttcaaatattcagtCCATTTTACTTCAGGTTCGTCTTCAGGAGGCAGTTCTGGAGGTATGGTCTCGTTTGAGGCATCGGGGGCTATAGATACTCTTCCTGTAGATGATCGCATTAATTAAAGTGCTTTCATGCATATCCTAGACTTGTTCTTACTAACTGATCTACTAGACATAGATGTGTTGTCTCCAAACTCTCCACTGATTTCTCCTACTTCATCATCGAGAATCGCGGCATCATTTACAGTTCCGGACGGGATGGGTATAGCTTCAGTAACAGTATGAACAATGCTGGACCGCCGCCTTTTGCCCATATTTTGGATGACACTGAGTTTAAGGAAGACGTCTTCAAGACTATCCACACCAAACTGGACCATGAGCTGTTCTGGGGATTCTTCTGCTAGGAAGTAACCTCCACGCATTAACCCGATCTGGAAATGATAATTGAAATAGTTGGTTTGGAAGAATGAAATGAAAGTAAAGTTCAGCTATAAAAAACCGGACTTCCTGTATagcaaatttaaacttaatcGAATGgtttaaaatcaaaagttcTAATGTGCTTGGACATGTATCCACACGACTGCTAAAGTTTTCAAGGAACTACACCCTttctatttcataaaaaaaaaggcagaatttttcaattttttaagtgaaaaatggTTATGggtcattaatttttaaactgctCTAGTTGCTCAGTCAGCGGCCAAAACCAGGGAAAGACTcagtggaaaaaaaaattgagcttCTTTGATGAGcagaaaattgtgaaatagAATGGAAGTTCAAATCTTTTTGCGTTACTTGAAGCCTCTTCCtgatttttcatattatacgATAGAAATAACTTTGATGTGAGCCATATCTAGAAAATCGAGATTCTAAAGAGATTAGAAATTACAacagtttttagaaaaaattttactgatttttttaaatacgaaaGCCGTACTGAccacattttaaatgaaagccTAAGAAATTTTGAAGGTACCTGCTTAACACAATTAGAAAGGATTCTAAGGTCAAGTGGTAATTTGTAAGGACgaagttcttgaaaaatttattttaattcacaTTCATCAAGgacatataataaaataacacatttattataatcCAACTAATCTAATAAACAacgtatttattattacatctAATTAATGCAAAAAGAGCCCGACAAtcaacaatttaaatgaaaaatgttacattgTCCTTTAACCTGGACACGCTTAACCATACCCatacataagaaaaaataatgatgtCGCATGTATGTATAATGAGTCCATGTTGGGATGCCTAATAATGGTAGTGGAAATTAGTGTTTGTTTCTTTTCTATGTTTTACCAGGAATATTACTTAACGTTTAATTCCAAGTAATTACCATAATATTTCCAATTACATGCGCTATTGAACTTACTCCCTGAACGTTTTGCATGCCTAGAAATGATTTACGATGTATTTTCGAGTAACAGAAAAATTGAGTCGTTGCCAAGTAAAGTGGCTGACAGCAGCCCTATACCCCCCTAAGCCTACATGCGGAGCTTAAGTCTAGACGTGGCTTAAATTGACAGTTTTGCGGGTAGAAGTGCCATATTAAGCTGCGCTTAGATTAAAGCTCGGCTTGTGTGAATCTACGGAAATGATTAGAGTTAATAATGATATTCTAGTAGGCACTTGCTCCAGGAGTCTTGACATAATAGTTGCCTCCAAACTGGGTCTAATGATCAAGTTTGTGCCAGCAATTTTTGACTATATACTTAGTGGATTCAGGTCAAGCTCATTAGCGTATGGGCTAATGATTCGCCGCCGGCAGTGTGCTGCGAACTTTGGTACCTTTATTTTTCGTATAGATTTTATGGAAGCCTAAGTGGAATGGTACTGAAAGGTATTCTGAAAAATTCAGGTGATACAAAATACACGGAAAGTTGATTAATGCGAAAGCTTAGAAACACCATTACACCGCGAGAGGTGTTTTATCTCATCACGcaaatgcttaaaaaaataaaatatgctgTAAAACACTGAAatcataaaacaaataacaagTAAATAAGATTGTTTAAActatataaacataaaattcaagTTGTTATTCAAATTCTTAACAGCATTCTAAAACCTAGACTTTGTCTTATTTAAACTAGCCCgacgacatttttttttgctttgacCGACCCACATATTTATACAATCTGATAAGTGTTTTTTTACTCATTAACACTTACCAAATGAGCTTGCCTAGTCTCGTCAATATAATGCGTGGTAATAATAACTGTTTTTCTCCCGTGCTTGGTAATTTCCACCAAATGGTTCCAGATATTTTGCCTTAAAAGTGGATCAACTCCCACTGTGGGTTCATCCAGAATCAGAAGTTCTGGGTCGTGGACTAGGGCGGCCGCTAATGAGACTCTCCTTTGCTGGCCACCACTCAGACACTTCACTTGCCTGCGTTAATTTActccaaaaatttaaacaaaaatcaaaataaactcTTACCTGTCGGCATCGGGTAATAAAAGAAGATTGATCAGAAAATCCAGTTTAGCCTCGACTTGTTCGGTGGTCATCTCCGAAATCCATCCAAAGTACCTCATTGTCTCTCTGATCGTAAATTCCCCATATAAAGCAATTTCCTGCAACAAATCTGAAGATATCGAAAATGACCAGGTGG belongs to Euwallacea similis isolate ESF13 chromosome 7, ESF131.1, whole genome shotgun sequence and includes:
- the osy gene encoding ABC transporter G family member 20 — its product is MMEGSTELELRRRNFKSQQSTVQTRRQQAVCVRRAYKRYGAKDHPNVILDGLNMTVPKGCIYGLLGASGCGKTTLLNCIVGRKRLNSGEIWVLGGKPGSRGSGVPGPRIGYMPQEIALYGEFTIRETMRYFGWISEMTTEQVEAKLDFLINLLLLPDADRQVKCLSGGQQRRVSLAAALVHDPELLILDEPTVGVDPLLRQNIWNHLVEITKHGRKTVIITTHYIDETRQAHLIGLMRGGYFLAEESPEQLMVQFGVDSLEDVFLKLSVIQNMGKRRRSSIVHTVTEAIPIPSGTVNDAAILDDEVGEISGEFGDNTSMSSRSVRRVSIAPDASNETIPPELPPEDEPEVKWTEYLKIFKPSHMRALIWKNFLWMWRNIPVMIFIIGLPVGQTILFCWSVGHDPKDISVSVVNKEINYPMERCEYKGGCNASYLSCNYLDYVIHNYSIILSYYATEEEARRTVERGNSWAMLVVPHNFSDALRSRIENGRDTPEWDVAAGVIDVYADKSNENIATFLTRDLLFGMEGYARNFLMECNINPAAFGRPVKFEKPIYGYGEPDFTDFAAPGVILTIIFFMAVALTSGSMLLERNEGILERTLVNGITGTEILLSQVITQFVVMLGQTSMVLAFAFPVFQLTQNGNWILLFALTILGGVCGMGFGFVVACSCDTERSATYMALGSFLPIVMLCGVIWPIEAMSPYLSWMSDFLPLTQATESLRCIIARGWGITVPVVYFGFMSITLWILIFLSISILVLKFKKG